A stretch of the Balearica regulorum gibbericeps isolate bBalReg1 chromosome 15, bBalReg1.pri, whole genome shotgun sequence genome encodes the following:
- the MPV17L gene encoding mpv17-like protein isoform X1 has product MLHGASTAHLRPKRRSPADLLVRSRRTLWKDNPTSSSPGTRPSPAGPPEPGAAAGRPSTGQALGAGLPRQGRGQARRRWHPGRGSPEGERGPRRWRGRWRAGPRAGGGGGRKRRRAMAGELLRGGLRRFPWLCNVLLYGGLFAAGDAAQQLWRRRRRGQPPDWAQTRRVALVALAFHGNFSYVWLRALERALPGRRPPAVLGKVLCDQLLGAPVAVLAFYTGMSILQRKEDIFSDCKKKFWNTYKTGLMYWPFVQLSNFILVPVHLRTAYTGLCGFVWATFICFSQQSGDGTAKSAFLWLQGEKVNADEESSEK; this is encoded by the exons ATGCTGCACGGTGCCTCCACGGCGCACCTTCGGCCGAAGCGCAGGAGCCCCGCTGACCTACTTGTTCGGAGCAGACGCACCCTCTGGAAAGACAACCCCACGAGCTCGAGCCCGGGCACCCGGCCATCACCCGCGGGCCCACCGGAGCCCGGCGCGGCCGCGGGGAGGCCGAGCACTGGGCAGGCCTTGGGTGCCGGCCTTCCCCGGCAGGGGCGGGGGCAGGCCCGGCGGAGGTGGCACCCCGGGCGGGGTAGCCCCGAGGGGGAGCGGGGGCCGCGGAGATGGCGAGGGCGGTGGCGGGCGGGCCCGCGggcaggaggcggcggcgggcggaaGAGGCGGCGGGCGATGGCCGGGGAGCTGCTGCGCGGCGGGCTGCGCCGCTTCCCCTGGCTCTGCAACGTGCTGCTCTACGGCGGGCTCTTCGCGGCGGGCGACGCGGCCCAGCAGctgtggcggcggcggcggcgggggcagcCGCCCGACTGGGCGCAGACGCGGCGCGTCGCGCTGGTGGCCCTCGCCTTCCACGGCAACTTCAGCTACGTCTGGCTGCGGGCGCTGGAACGGGCGCTgcccggccgccgcccgcccgccgtCCTCGGCAAGGTGCTCTGCGACCAGCTCCTCGGCGCCCCCGTCGCCGTCCTCGCCTTCTACACGG GTATGAGCATCCTTCAGAGGAAAGAGGACATCTTTTcagactgtaaaaagaaattttggaaTACATACAAG acgGGGCTGATGTACTGGCCTTTTGTGCAG CTGTCAAACTTCATTTTGGTCCCTGTTCACCTGCGAACAGCTTACACTGGGCTCTGTGGCTTTGTCTGGGCTAccttcatttgcttttcccaACAGAGTGGAGATGGCACAGCAAAGTCAGCGTTTCTGTGGCTCCAAGGTGAGAAGGTCAATGCAGATGAAGAATCATCAGAGAAATAA
- the MPV17L gene encoding mpv17-like protein isoform X2, whose translation MIIKKITSQQCLVFGPLTLVAAMLHGASTAHLRPKRRSPADLLVRSRRTLWKDNPTSSSPGTRPSPAGPPEPGAAAGRPSTGQALGAGLPRQGRGQARRRWHPGRGSPEGERGPRRWRGRWRAGPRAGGGGGRKRRRAMAGELLRGGLRRFPWLCNVLLYGGLFAAGDAAQQLWRRRRRGQPPDWAQTRRVALVALAFHGNFSYVWLRALERALPGRRPPAVLGKVLCDQLLGAPVAVLAFYTGMSILQRKEDIFSDCKKKFWNTYKTGLMYWPFVQSGDGTAKSAFLWLQGEKVNADEESSEK comes from the exons ATGATAATCAAAAAGATAACAAGCCAACAGTGCCTAGTTTTCGGTCCTCTCACACTTGTTGCGGCCATGCTGCACGGTGCCTCCACGGCGCACCTTCGGCCGAAGCGCAGGAGCCCCGCTGACCTACTTGTTCGGAGCAGACGCACCCTCTGGAAAGACAACCCCACGAGCTCGAGCCCGGGCACCCGGCCATCACCCGCGGGCCCACCGGAGCCCGGCGCGGCCGCGGGGAGGCCGAGCACTGGGCAGGCCTTGGGTGCCGGCCTTCCCCGGCAGGGGCGGGGGCAGGCCCGGCGGAGGTGGCACCCCGGGCGGGGTAGCCCCGAGGGGGAGCGGGGGCCGCGGAGATGGCGAGGGCGGTGGCGGGCGGGCCCGCGggcaggaggcggcggcgggcggaaGAGGCGGCGGGCGATGGCCGGGGAGCTGCTGCGCGGCGGGCTGCGCCGCTTCCCCTGGCTCTGCAACGTGCTGCTCTACGGCGGGCTCTTCGCGGCGGGCGACGCGGCCCAGCAGctgtggcggcggcggcggcgggggcagcCGCCCGACTGGGCGCAGACGCGGCGCGTCGCGCTGGTGGCCCTCGCCTTCCACGGCAACTTCAGCTACGTCTGGCTGCGGGCGCTGGAACGGGCGCTgcccggccgccgcccgcccgccgtCCTCGGCAAGGTGCTCTGCGACCAGCTCCTCGGCGCCCCCGTCGCCGTCCTCGCCTTCTACACGG GTATGAGCATCCTTCAGAGGAAAGAGGACATCTTTTcagactgtaaaaagaaattttggaaTACATACAAG acgGGGCTGATGTACTGGCCTTTTGTGCAG AGTGGAGATGGCACAGCAAAGTCAGCGTTTCTGTGGCTCCAAGGTGAGAAGGTCAATGCAGATGAAGAATCATCAGAGAAATAA